Part of the Metarhizium brunneum chromosome 6, complete sequence genome is shown below.
TATAGCTTCCCTAGTCCTCTCCCCACATTCCCTGATGACcactattttttttcttgggcATGATtgttgttttctttttctttttcccacTTTTGGTTATTCATGTTGTCTTTTGTTTGAAAAAGAATAGCTTTGTTCAACATGGGTCGTTCATGGCGCTGGCGGGTTCAATTGTCATCGGGACACGCAGGAAGCAGAGCGGAGCAGCACGAAGCATACATTATTTTGCAAATCACCACCGACGTATGAAGCAAAGAGGCGGCAGTGAAGTAGATTGTTTGCGCGTCGTGAGTGATGTCGAATCCCGTCTCAGCAGGAACAGACGGCCACGGACGGCGCGGGCCTAGAGTATAAAGATTGATCTAGTGTGCGGGTGGGCGAGTCATAATCAGCCGTCGGGAGAGTGAGAGTGTCTGTGTCATGAATCCTCTGTCGGGGTTACAGCATGGGGTGGGCTAGTGCATATTATTCGGCCGCAGCGGTGCTATCCAGGCAGCGTACAATACGATATAATTACATGGTGTTTCATTGTCCAACAGTACGTGTAAAGGAACGGCCGTGGTGTCAATATTCAAACGTGACGCGGCGGACTTGGCAAAAACGCTACCTTGCGTGTTGTACAAATTCGTATTGTAGGGTCTCTATCTTTGCCGTGCTGTCCCTTGTACACCTGATAAAGAACAAAGGGAAAACGGAATGCCGTATCCTGGACCTGCTTCCCTCAAGTCCAGCCTAGCATACTATGTGCagttttgttttttttccttcttcttgggtcTTCAACACGCCCCATAACAGCTACACGCCACGCTTGGAAGGAAAATTTCATCTCTTTCCCCGCCCCCAGCCCCCTTCCTTGGGCAACAACACCCTCACCTTTTACCTCCTGTACCACATGCGCGTGATCTTGGTGTTGCGCATCTTCCTCTGCAGCTGGAAGATGCCGTACATGAGGGCCTCGCTGGTGGGCGGGCAGCCGGGGACGTAAATGTCGACGGGGACGATGCGGTCGCAGCCCCGGACGACGCTGTAGCTGTAGTGGTAgtagccgccgccgttggcgcAGCTGCCCATGGAGATGACCCATCGCGGGTCGGGCATCTGGTCGTAGACCTGGCGCAGGGCGGGGGCCATCTTGTTGGTGAGGGTGCCGGCGACAATCATGACGTCGGACTGGCGGGGGGACGCGCGGAAGATGATGCCCAGGCGGTCCTGGTCGTATCGCGGCGTGGAGAGGTGCATCATTTCGACGGCGCAGCAGGCCAGGCCGAAAGTCATGGGCCAGAGGGACGACTGCCGCGCCCAGTTGGCGATGACATCGAGCGTGGTCCTGGGCTGAGTGTtagatgaggaggaggggg
Proteins encoded:
- the NU19M gene encoding NADH-ubiquinone oxidoreductase 19 subunit, with protein sequence MALRVKPTTALIPFRAAAALPITHRRDASSLTPHGAGSSLAKPRKEVLLPSEEGTKGVVQYALTTLDVIANWARQSSLWPMTFGLACCAVEMMHLSTPRYDQDRLGIIFRASPRQSDVMIVAGTLTNKMAPALRQVYDQMPDPRWVISMGSCANGGGYYHYSYSVVRGCDRIVPVDIYVPGCPPTSEALMYGIFQLQRKMRNTKITRMWYRR